DNA sequence from the Salvelinus alpinus chromosome 7, SLU_Salpinus.1, whole genome shotgun sequence genome:
TGGGCACGATGAATCCTGGTTCCTGTTGCATCATGCTGGTggcagtcaggatttggcgtaagcagtgTGAGTCCATGGCTCCATCCTTCCTGGTGTCAACCGTggtggtgtggggaatgttttcctggcacacgttaggtcccttgataccaattgagcatcGTTTGAATGCCataccttgtagaatccatgctccAAAGAATTCAggttgttctggaggcaaagaggGGCCCGACCCGGTATGGACAAATGCCAAAGTACgttaaaatgtaattttattcaacattctggcttgtagaggtTGTGAGAGAGAACTTTCCTGATTCAAATGCTCATTTCTACCCGACATTGAATTTAATGCAAATCAATGTCGGGTTTCCAGACAAAATCTAGGCTTACAAAGGAGTCGTTGAATATGGCAATTTTCCTTTAAATTCAAGAAGCAGCCATTCAACTTGCCATTCAAGCTTAATAATATCAAAATACGTTCAGTACTTACCAAAGAATGGAGTTTTGCTGAGAAACTGTCGTCAATTATGCCGTACCGGCCTATATGTACTCCCAAAAAGGTCTAAATAAAAAGTTACATGCAACCGAAAACATGCCATGTCTGGAACGAATCTATTGATTTTGAGTAAGTGCAATTGCGTCATATCCACCTATTCTGCACCTGTTGCAATATTATTGGAATTAAAATACACTAAATAAAGCCCATCTAGAAATATACAATCACTGTAAAAACGTACCCTATATTGTCTACTTAATCTACTTACATTAAATATTATTGCATCCATGTAGCGCGGGTGAAACAACAGATTGATATGACGTTCATACTGTTGTAGGTGATCAAATCAATGACCTTTCCTGCTGCTGGATCAGCCGAGAGGTGCACACTTGCTCAAAAACAATACTTAGATTAGGCATTTTTTCGGTTGCATGTAACTTTTTTTATTTAGATATTTTTTGGGAGTACATACTGGCCGGAATGGCAGTAATGACGATAGTTGTTTAGCAATACCGTCCGTATTTTGACATTTATTAAGCTTAAAAAGCTTGTTACGGGCAAGTTGAATTGCTGCTTCTTGGGCCAAAGGAGAATTTCCATATTCAACGTCTCCTGTAAACCCAGATTTTGGTTCAGTAGTACAGTagctatgtacagtgcattcggaaagtattcagaccccttgattttttccccccacattttgttactttaaagccttattgtaaaattgattaaatatatatatatttttctcataaatctacacactaaACCCATAAAgataaagcgaaaacaggtttttaggaatTTTTGCTAAATTATTAAAAATGAGaaacctaagtattcagaccttttgctatgagacttgaaattgagctcaggtgcatcctgtttccattgatcatctttgagatatttctacaacttgattggagtccacctgtggtaaattcaatttaatcaaatcaaattatatttgtcacatgcgctgaatacaacagattcaccttacagtgaaatgctaacttactaaaccaacaatgcagttttaagaaaataacaaaaaaaaagagaacagaataacaaataattaaagagcaacagtaaataacaatagcagggctatatacacgaggtactggtgttgaggtaattgaggtaatatctacatgtaggtagagttatttaagtgactatgcatagataataacagagtagcagcagcatggggggggggggggggcatcgtctgggtagccatttgattagatgttcaggagtcttatggcttgggggtagaagctgtttagaagcctcttggacctagacttggcgctccagtactgggtggctggagtctttgacaagttttagggccttcctttgacaccgcctggtatagaggtcctggatggcaggaagcttggccctggtgtagtactgggccgtacgcactacactctgtcgtgccttgcggtcggaggccgagcagttgccataccaggcagtgatgcaacccgtcaggatgttctcgatggtgcagctgttaaaCCTTTTGAAGAcctgaagacccatgccaaatcttttcagtctcctgagggggaataggttttgtcgttccctctttacgactgtcttggtgtgcttggaccatgtttgttggtgatgtggacgccaaggaacttgaagctctcaacctgctccactacagacccGTCGATGAGAACGGGGGCGTGCTCggacctccttttcctgtagtccataatcatctcctttgtcttgatcgcgttgagggagaggttgttgtccttgcaccacattgtcaggtctctgacctcctccctataggctgtctcattgttgtcggtgatcaggcctaccactgttgtcatcggcaaacttaatgatggtgttggaatcgtgccaggccatgcagtcatgagtgaacagggagtacaggaggggactgagcatgcacccctgaggggcccccgtgttgaggatcagtgtgacagatgcgttgttacctacccttaccacctgggggcggcccgtcaggaagtccaggatctagttgcagagggaggtgtttagtcccagggtccttagtgatgagctttgagggcactatggcgttgaacgctgagctgtagtcaatgaagagcattctcacatagttgttTCTTtcgtccaggtgtgaaaggggcAGTGTGgctgcaatagagattgcatcatctgtggatctgttggggcgggaatgcaaattggagtgggtctagggtttctgggataatggtattgatgtgagccatgaccagcctttcaaagcatttcatggctacagacgtgagtgctatgggtcggtagtcatttgggcagattaccttagtgttcatgggcacagggactatggtggtctgcctgaaacatgttggtattacagactcagacagggagaggttgaagatgtcagtgaagacacttgccagttggtcagcgcatgctccgagtacacgtcctggcaatccgtctgaccctgcggccttgtgaatgttgacctgtttaaaggtattactcacgtcggctgcggagagcgtaatcacatagttgtccggaacagctgatgctctcatgcatgtttcagtgttatttgcctccaagcgagcatagaagtgatttagctcatctggtagggtCGTGTCACAGGGCAGCtcccggctgtgcttccctttgtagtctgtaatagtttgcaagccctgccaaatccgacgagcgtcggagccggtgtagtacaatttgatcttagtcctgtattgatgctttgcctgtttgatggttcgtcggtggGCATAGCGAGATATCTTATAAGCTTACAGGttagtcccactccttgaaagcgacagctctaccctttagctcagtgcgaatgttgcctgtaatccatggattctggttgaggtatgtacgtacagtcactgtggggatgacgtcatcgatgcacttattgatgaagccagtgactaatgtggtgtactcctcaatgccatcggaagaatcccggaacatattccagtctgtgatagcaaaacagtcctgtagtttagcatctgcgtcatctgaccactttacagacccagtcactggtgcttcctgctttcatttttgcttgtaagcaggaatcaggaggatagaattatggtcagatttgccaaatggagggtgagctttgtacgtgtctctgtgtgtggagtaaaggtgttccccccccccccccccttctctggtTGCATATTTAACATGCTGAGAGAAATTTGgttaaactgatttaagtttccctgcatcaaagtcctcggccactaggagtgctgcctctggatgagcgttttcctgtttgcttatggcagtaTACAGCTCAttaagtgcggtcttagtgccagcatcggtctgtggtggtttgtagacagctacaaaaaatacagatgacaactctaggttgatagtgtggtctacagcttatcatgagatactctacctcaggcgagcaaaacttcaagacttccttagatatcgtgcaccagctgttgtttacgaatatgcataggcccccgcctcgtgtcttaccagaggctgctgttctatcctgccgatggagtgtataacccgccagctgtatgttattaatgtcgtcgttaagccacgacttggtgaaacataagatattacagtttttaatgtcccgttggtaggatatacgtgctttcagttcgtcccatttattttccagctaacagtactgatggcaaaggcagattagccactcttcgcctgatcctcacaaggcaccccgatctctttccgcaaaatctcagtttctttctccagcggatgatgaggatgagggcctgttcgggtgtttGGAGTATATCCTTCCCATCCGACTCATGAAAGAAAAATGATTTGTccaattcgaggtgagtaatcgctgttcttatgtccagaagctcttttcggtcatatgagatggtagcagcaacattatgtacaaaataagttacaaactatgcgaaaaaacaaacaaaatagcacggttggcTAAGAGCCAATagaacggcagccatctcctccggcgccatctttattgattggacatgatttggaaaggcacacctgtctatataaggtcccacagttgacagtgcatgtcagagaaaaaaccaagccatgaggttgaagagctctgagacaggattgtgtcgaggcacagatctggggaaggctaccaaaacatttctgcagcgttgaaggtccccaagaacacagtggcctccatcattcttaagtagaagaagtttggaaccaccaagactcttcctagaactggccgcccggccaaactgaacaatcagggggaagggccttggtcagggaggtgaccaagaacctgatggtcactctgacagagctccagagttcctctgtggagatgttgtccttctggaaggttctcccatctctgcagcactccaccaatcatgcctttatggtagagtgaccagacggaagccactcctcagtaaaaggcacatgacagcccgcttggagtttgccaaaaggcacctaaaggactctcaaaccatgagaaacaagatggaaccaagattgaaggttcacctttcaataggacaacgaccttaagcacacagccaagacaaccaggagtggcttcgggacaagtctctgaatgtccttgattggcgaacatctctggagagacctgaaaatagctgtgcagcgtcgctccccatccaacttgacagagcttgagaggatccgcagaaagaatgggagaaactccccaaatacaggtgtgccaagcttgtatcatcatacccaagaagactcgaggctgtaatcgctgccaaaggtgattcaacaaagtactgagtaaagggtctgaatacttaaatgtgacatgatatttcagtttttaatttaataaatttgctaacatttctataaacctgtttttcctttgtcattatgggatattgtgtgtagattggaaaaggctgtaatgtaacaaaatgtggagggtctaaatactttccaaatgcactgtaagtggTGAATGATATTCCACAGGTATTGTGACAAGTGAAATGAAAACGCTGACGCTTATTAAAACCATATTTGTCTTGTTTCCACTTAGATGTCAGTGGAACTCGATGTGTTTGTGGGTAACACCACCATTATGGATGAGGAAGTCTATCAGTTCTGGCTGGATGGCTACACAGGTATTGGCCACAACATTCACCAACTCACACACATATACTAGACACAGTCATCCATAAAAAAAAGACTTAATCAATATCTCTAACATAAACCTTGAATCCTGTTTCCTTTCTGCCCCATCCTCAGTGAATGATGCAGTGAAGGTTCGTATGGAGGGAGGGGTATTGGAGGAGTGTGAGGCCAGTGCTGAGGTTTTGCGCAGTGACACCATGGACCAGTACAGAACCTTCCAGATGTGTGAGCGCCTCCTGCACAGCCCCGCCAAACTGGCCAATCAACTGCTGTTCCAGATCCCACCTCATCGCCAGGCCATGCTCATAGAGAGGTGCTCTACCATCTCCTGAAACACTTTTTAATGTCTTATCTTCCTCTGCCTTAAACGTCACCTaatctgtccccctctcctccctctcgcccctctcctccttctcgcctctcgcctctcctcccccccgcctctctctttctgtaaagGTACTATACGTTCGATGGCGTGTTTGTACGTGAGGTCCTTGGGAAGAAACTCTCGAAGGGGACCAAGAAGGACCTGGATGATGTTAGTGCAAAGACTGGTGTCACACTGAAGAGCTGCAGGCGGCAGGTAGCAGAAACCTCAGCGAGACATCCCCATTAACAATGACTACATCACGGAACTGTAACATGTCCCAAGGGGAAAATTGTCTTAGACACACAGTACTGCTGTATACAAAATACACTGTACATCATACACTTCTTGTTtagccacatacagtaccagtcaaaagtttggacacacctactcattcaagggtttttctttatatttaatattttctacaatgtagaataatagtgaagacatcagaactatgaaatagcacatatggaatcatgtagtaaccaaaaacagtgttaaacaaatcaaaatatatttaagtttcttcaaagtacccaccctttgccttgatgacagctttgcacactcttggcattctctcaaccaacttcaactggaatgcttttccaacagtcttgaaggagttcccacatatgctgagcacttgttggctgcttttccttcactctgcggtccaactcatcccaaactatctcaattctggtgattgtggaggccaggtcatctgatgcagcactccatcactatcctgggcaaatagcccttacacagcctggaggtgtgttgggtcatggtcctgttgaaaaacaaatgatagtcctactaagcacaaaccagatggggatggtctatcgctgcagaatgctgtggtagccatgctggttaagtgtgccttgaattctaaataaatcacagacagtttcactagcaaagcacccccacaccatcagacctcctcctcctccatgcttcacagtggcaactacacatgcagagatcacccgttaacctactctgcgtctcacaaggcggttggaaccaaaaatctcatatttggactcatcagaccaaaggacagatttccaccggtctaatgtccattgctcgtgtttcttggcccaagcaagtctcttcttttttttttctctcaatttCGTGATGTCcatttggtagttacagtcttgtttcATTGCTGCAActtccgtacggactcgggagagacgaaggtcgagagccgcatatcctctgaaacacaacccaaccaagccgcactgcttcttgacacaatgcccacttaacccagaagccagccgcaccaatgtgtcagaggaaatacCATACACCTGGCTACCgagtcagcgtgcactgtgcccggcccaccataggagtcactagtgcgcgatgggacaaggacatccctgccagccaaaccctcccttaacccggacgacgctgtgtgCGCCGCCCCGTGGTTCtttcggtcgcggccggctgtgacagaccCTGGACTCGAactcagaatctctagtggcacagctagccttagaccactgcgccactcgggaggcccatgtctcttcttcttattggtgtcctttagtaggggtttctttgcactctgaagcatttatttgggctgcaatttcttagGCTGGTAaccctaatgaacttatcctctgcagcagaggtaactctgggtcttcctttcctatggcggtcctcatgagagccagtttcatcatagacttgatggtttttgcgactgcacttgaagacactttcaaagttcttgacattttccgaattgactgaccttcatgtcttaaagtaatgatggactgtcctttctctttgcttatttgagctatttttgccaaagtattgacttggtctttaaccaaatagggctgtcttctgtataccacccctaccttgtcacaacacgactgattggctcaaatgtattTAGAAGGAaaaaaattacacaaattaacttttaacaaggcacacctgttaaatgaaatgcattccaggtgactacctcatgaagctggttgagagaatgcctaaagtgtgcaaagctatcatcaaggcaaagggtggctactttgaagattctcaaatataaaatctatttagatttgtttaacacctttttttttttctttgtctttttttggggggtgggttatttcatagttttgatgtcgtcactattattctacaatgtagaaaatattaatgacaaagaaaaaccctcgaatgagtaggtgtcaacttttgactggtactgtacgccACTTACAGAATAAGGGAATATGCTAACACAGTTTAGCTCAACATTAGTGACTGTCCTGCCTGTACAGATTCTATGAGCTACAGAGCTCGAGACACTGTAGTTCTAAGACCAAATGTCACTGTTTTTCACTTGCACACTAAAGCTTTTCTGAATGATCCCCTTTTCTCCCAGTTTGATAACTTCAAGCGTGTATTCAAAGTTGTGGAGGAACTGAAGGGACCCCTGGTGGAAAACATTCGTCAGCACTTCCTTCTCTCTGACAAGCTGGCCAGGTAATAGTAGAATTTACTATTCAATTTGATATAATCTTGTCATTTATTTTGTACACTTTgacctctttaaaaaaaaaaatactcccCTGCATCTCCTCTTCTCAGGGATTACGCTGCCATTGTTTTCTTTGCTAACAATCGCTTTGAGACGGGGAAGAAGAAGCTGCATTATCTTACATTCCAGGACTTTGCCTTCTGTGCAGGGCAGCTCATCAGCAACTGGACCGTGGGAGCATTGGGTGAGTCCCTAATCAATTGATCTGCAGTTGTGCACTGCAATCATTCCCGAGTCCTTATTAGGCCCGCATTAATTGGagttatgatttttttttactgtCACAGCACTGTTACCTAATACAGAAATATCAGATGTCTGAAGTAGTTTGTCTTCTCAGATAACCTGGTGGAAGACATGGACGTGGATCTTGAGAAGGAGTTCTTACAAGATCTAAAGGAACTGAAGATTTTAATCACTGACAAGGATCTGCTGGACCAGCACAAGAGGCATGAGTGTGGTCCATTAGTTATTGATTGCCTGATATGTATGTTATTGATTGCTTCCTGTCAataattcacttttttttttctctacgTATTTTTTTGTGGATATTGTATGCGTTCTAATATTATGAATGACAATATTTAGTAGTATCCCTCATGCCCTTGCTCCCGTTTCTCTCATTCCCTCCGCCCCACTCAGTTTGGTGTGCACGGCTCTCCGGGGGAAGACCAAAGCATTTAATGAGATGGAAGCCAACTTCAAGGTGAGTGACAACACATGCTTGTGTTACCCAACAGGACTGCTAACGCTTCAACAGACCACCCAGTTTCATAGGATGTGATGTCCAGTCCTGCCTACTACAAAAATCTGTAAATCAGTCCATAGAAAGTGTGGTAACTATGGTTATATGGGGTCAAATGTGCACATCAATTGTCTAATTCAAACAGTTCACTTGAGTTGAATTATTTCTAAACTGCAGAATCAAAAACCTTTTCAAATTATTTGATAATTATTTGAAACAAACTCTACTCTCTCTTCATCCATAGAATCTCTCCAGAGGCCTTGTCAACATTGCTGCCAAATTAACCAACACGAAAGACGTCAGAGACTTCTTTATTGATCTGGTGGAAAAGGTATGTAAGTAAATCATtagtaatatacactgctcaaaaaaataaagggaacacttaaacaacacaatgtaactccaagtcaatcacacttctgtgaaatcaaactgtccacttaggaagcaacactgattgacaataaatttcacatgctgttgtgcaaatggaatagacaaaaggtggaaattataggcaattagcaagacacccccaataaaggagtggttctgcaggtggtgaccacagaccacttctcagttcctatgcttcctggctgatgttttggtcacttttgaatgctggcggtgctttcactctagtggtagcatgagacggagtctacaacccacacaagtggctcaggtagtgcagctcatccaggatggcacatcaatgcgagctgtggcaagaaggtttgctgtgtctgtcagcgtagtgtccagagcatggaggcgctaccaggagacaggccagtacatcaggagacgtggagaaggccgtaggagggcaacaacccagcagcaggaccgctacctccgcctttgtgcaaggaggagcactgccagagccctgcaaaatgacctccagcaggccacaaatgtgcatgtgtcagcatatggtctcacaaggggtctgaggatctcatctcggtacctaatggcagtcaggctacctctggcgagcacatggagggcagtgcggccccacaaagaaatgccaccccacaccatgactgacccaccgccaaaccggtcatgctggaggatgttgcaggcagcagaacgttctccacggcgtctccagactctgtcacgtctgtcacatgtgctcagtgtgaacctgctttcatctgtgaagagcacagggcgccagtggcgaatttgccaatcttggtgttctctggcaaatgccaaacgtcctgcacggtgttgggctgtaagcacaacccccacctgtggacgtcgggccctcataccaccctcatggagtctgtttctgaccgtttgagcagacacatgcacatttgtggcctgctggaggtcattgtgcagggctctggcagtgctcctccttgcacaaaggcggaggtagcggtcctgctgctgggttgttgccctcctacggcctcctccacgtctcctgatgtactggcctgtctcctggtagcgcctccatgctctggacactacgctgacaaacacagcaaaccttcttgccacagctcgcattgatgtgccatcctggatgagctgcactacctgagccacttgtgtgggttgtagactccgtctcatgctaccactagagtgaaagcaccgccagcattcaaaagtgaccaaaacatcagccaggaagcataggaactgagaagtggtctgtggtcaccacctgcagaaccactcctttattgggggtgtcttgctaattgcctataatttccaccttttgtctattccattttcacaacagcatgtgaaatttattgtcaatcagtgttgcttcctaagtggacagtttgatttcacagaagtgtgattgacttggagttacattgtgttgtttaagtgttccctttatttttttgagcagtgtatattagtgAATGTTTTTAGTCAGAATATTCAACTCTGGCTCTGGCTTATCAGGCCAATAAGATCTATAGACTTTTGTGCTACCCATGAGACTGGTgtaatccctctctctccctctctcgctctcgctctctcacagtTTATTGAGCCGTGTCGGTCAGACAAATGGACAGCAGGAGACATGAGGCTCTACCTCACTCACTACACTAACTCTGCACACATACTTGACACATTCAAGTGAGTAACATATTACTGTTATACATACACtgcatatacaaaagtatgtggacatcccttcaaattagtggattcggctttttcagccacacccgttgctgacaggtgtataaaatcgagcacactgccatgtaatctccatagacaaacattgctttactgaagagctcagtgactttcaacgtggcaccgtcatagaatgccaccaagtcagtttgtcaaatgtatgccctgctagagcttccccggtcaactgtaagtgttgttattgtgaagtggaaacgtctaggagcaacaacggctcagccgcgaagtggtaggccacacaagctcacagaacggggccaccgagtgctgaagcgcgttgttccaaactgcctctggaagcaacgtcagtataagaactgttcctctggagcttaattaaatgggtttccatggccgagcagccgcacacaagcctaagatcaccatgtgcaatgccaagcgtcggctggagtggcgtaaagctcgccgccattggactctggagctgtggaaatgtgttctctggagtgacgaatcacgcttcaccatctggcagtccgacagatgaatctgggtttggcagatgccaggagaacgctatttgcccgaatgcatagtgccaactgtaacgtttgttggaggaggaataatggtctggtgctgtttttcatggttcaggtgaggccccttagttccagtgaaggaaaatcttaatgctacagcatacaatgacattctagacgattttgtgcttcgaactttgtggcaacagtttggggcaggccctttcctgtttcagcatgacaatgcccccgtgcacaaagtgtggtccatacagaaataggttgtcgagatcggtgtggaagaacttgactggcctgcagagaaCCCATGACCTTAactccattgaacacctttgggataaattggaacgctgactgcgagccaggcctaatcgcctaacatcagtgcccaaccttactaatgctcttgtggctgaatggaagcaagaccccacagcaatgttccaccatctagtggaaagccttcccagaaaagtggcagaaaaggggggaccaactccatattaatgcccgtgattttggaatgagatgttcgacgagcaggtgtccactaacttttggtcatgtagtgtattgtgCTGCCTGGCATGTATTAAGGGCCTGACCGTTTTTAGTGTGTGCTTGCATAATATATGTATTTCATATCCCAGTTGTCACCAGTGGGTGTCACTGCATCTTGCTCCATGTGTCTTAAACTATAGTTACCTTGTTTCTCGCACAGCCACTCTGGAATGTGGTTAACAGTTTACACAACCCTGCACCACGACACACTCAACAAATACATATTTATCGGACAACCATATTATAATAGGCCTCTCATTAAACTGAATAAGCAAAGATCGCTCCATATTATGAAACTTGGCCAGCTCTCATAATGAGACTTTGTCTTGAGTTTTACACGttccatatatctctctctctttctctctctctctctctctctccctcagacacCAGGTAGTGTGGGACAGGTACATGGGAGTGATCAAAAGCTGCATCCTCAAAATGTACCATGACTGAGATGTTGCCTCGCTCAACTTCCTG
Encoded proteins:
- the LOC139581270 gene encoding acidic fibroblast growth factor intracellular-binding protein B-like, with translation MSVELDVFVGNTTIMDEEVYQFWLDGYTVNDAVKVRMEGGVLEECEASAEVLRSDTMDQYRTFQMCERLLHSPAKLANQLLFQIPPHRQAMLIERYYTFDGVFVREVLGKKLSKGTKKDLDDVSAKTGVTLKSCRRQFDNFKRVFKVVEELKGPLVENIRQHFLLSDKLARDYAAIVFFANNRFETGKKKLHYLTFQDFAFCAGQLISNWTVGALDNLVEDMDVDLEKEFLQDLKELKILITDKDLLDQHKSLVCTALRGKTKAFNEMEANFKNLSRGLVNIAAKLTNTKDVRDFFIDLVEKFIEPCRSDKWTAGDMRLYLTHYTNSAHILDTFKHQVVWDRYMGVIKSCILKMYHD